The following coding sequences lie in one Vitis vinifera cultivar Pinot Noir 40024 chromosome 19, ASM3070453v1 genomic window:
- the LOC100247026 gene encoding early nodulin-like protein 1, whose protein sequence is MGFNGLMRWWLVFAGFLCCCEGFKFIVGGKGGWVENPSEEYNQWAGRNRFQVNDTLFFKYQKGVGSVLVVEKDDYFSCNTEKPIMKMDDGESEFKFDRSGPFFFISGNKTSCDHGQKFIVVVLSPDHFKPRPAVPPASPPKASAPAPPPYTAPASPPKSASPGPSLPPALSPNSPSPVAPTPAKTPELSPTPAHSPEQSPAPSNSPWSPSPTPSISPAPSYWSPSPTPSYSPAPSNPPSSPSPTPSPGPANYPLAPSPQPNSPTTSPNPSPPTSSPPVPATTPPSPSTSTPATPPSSSTSTPAAVISPAPTRSSATVIAPSTVTLSSVVITILIIALGRLF, encoded by the exons ATGGGGTTTAATGGATTGATGCGGTGGTGGCTGGTTTTTGCTGGGTTTTTGTGCTGCTGTGAAGGGTTTAAGTTCATCGTCGGTGGAAAGGGTGGGTGGGTGGAGAACCCTTCTGAGGAGTATAATCAGTGGGCGGGGAGGAACAGGTTTCAAGTGAATGACACTCTCT TTTTTAAGTATCAGAAGGGGGTGGGGTCTGTGTTGGTGGTGGAGAAAGATGACTACTTCAGTTGTAATACAGAGAAGCCGATAATGAAAATGGATGATGGTGAATCGGAGTTCAAGTTTGATAGATCGGGTCCCTTCTTCTTCATCAGTGGAAATAAGACCAGCTGCGATCATGGCCAGAAGTTCATCGTCGTCGTTTTGTCTCCCGACCATTTCAAGCCCCGTCCAGCTGTGCCTCCGGCGTCGCCTCCTAAAGCCTCTGCACCAGCCCCACCGCCGTATACAGCACCTGCTTCACCGCCGAAGTCGGCGTCCCCTGGTCCTTCGCTCCCACCAGCCTTGTCGCCGAATTCTCCATCTCCGGTTGCTCCGACACCGGCGAAGACACCCGAGCTATCTCCTACACCTGCGCATTCTCCGGAACAGTCTCCGGCGCCGTCGAATTCTCCATGGTCGCCGTCTCCCACACCCTCCATCTCTCCAGCGCCCTCGTATTGGTCGCCGTCTCCAACCCCTTCCTATTCTCCTGCGCCGTCAAATCCTCCATCATCGCCGTCTCCAACACCCTCTCCTGGACCGGCAAATTACCCATTGGCGCCGTCACCTCAGCCAAACTCTCCAACAACTTCTCCAAATCCTTCACCCCCCACTTCGTCTCCTCCTGTTCCAGCCACAACCCCACCTTCACCTTCGACGTCTACTCCCGCCACCCCACCTTCATCTTCGACCTCTACTCCGGCCGCCGTCATTTCACCGGCACCGACACGGTCATCGGCAACTGTTATTGCACCGTCAACGGTTACCTTGTCATCCGTGGTTATTACAATACTGATTATTGCTTTAGGCCGCTTGTTTTAA
- the LOC100853046 gene encoding protein RALF-like 19 yields the protein MAPRVGLLLLFLLLLASAMVESAAALFSEANWGLTHFAGADLGGRRACNGLVGDCIDPYAETMMDSEVSRRTLAQGGKFISYGALKKNNVPCNRRGRSYYNCRKGGRANPYQRGCSTITHCARYTN from the coding sequence ATGGCTCCTAGGGTTGGGCTGCTGCTGCTGTTTCTCCTCCTCCTGGCTTCGGCCATGGTGGAGTCCGCAGCAGCGTTGTTCAGTGAGGCCAACTGGGGCCTCACACATTTTGCAGGTGCCGATCTTGGTGGCAGGAGGGCATGCAATGGGCTTGTTGGGGACTGCATTGACCCATATGCAGAGACGATGATGGACAGTGAGGTGAGCCGACGAACGCTGGCTCAGGGAGGGAAGTTCATCAGCTATGGTGCGCTCAAGAAGAACAATGTGCCCTGCAACCGCCGTGGCAGATCCTACTACAACTGCAGGAAGGGAGGAAGGGCTAACCCTTACCAGCGTGGTTGCAGCACCATCACACATTGTGCTAGATACACCAACTGA
- the LOC100264179 gene encoding protein DETOXIFICATION 19, with translation MGMFENDNSGSSTASPLLEVVGGGDGGERRGGRWWWWKRVLDVEEAKKQVLFGLPMILTNVFYYSITLVSVMFAGHLGELELAGATLANSWATVTGIAFMIGQSGALETLCGQGYGAKLYRMLGIYLQASSIITIFFSFIISIIWLYTQPILIFLHQSSEISIAAALYMKYLVPAIFAYGFLQNILRFLQTQSVIWPLVVCSGLPLLIHFGIAYALVHRTTLGYKGAPLAASISLWLSTIMLAVYVKYAKIFGDTWKGFSSESFSHILSNLKLALPSAAMVCLEYCAFEILVLLAGLMPNSETSTSLIAMCVNTEAIAYMIAYGFSAAASTRVSNELGAGNPDRAKHAMAVTLKISICVALVVVLLLALCHNIWASFFSDSTVIIKDFAYMTPLLVASILLDSAQGVLSGVARGCGWQHIAMYINLATFYLIGMPISVLLAFKLKLYAKGLWIGLICGLSCQAASLLFITLRTNWTSIKLSVSCEKENPELIN, from the exons aTGGGGATGTTTGAGAATGATAACAGTGGTTCAAGTACTGCTAGTCCTCTGTTGGAGGTTGTGGGTGGTGGTGATGGAGGAGAAAGGAGGGGtgggaggtggtggtggtggaagaGAGTGCTGGATGTGGAGGAGGCCAAGAAGCAAGTCTTGTTTGGCCTCCCAATGATCCTCACCAATGTTTTCTACTACTCCATCACCTTGGTTTCAGTCATGTTCGCCGGCCACCTAGGTGAGCTCGAGCTCGCCGGCGCCACCCTCGCCAACTCATGGGCCACTGTCACTGGCATCGCATTTATG ATTGGTCAAAGTGGTGCACTGGAGACCCTTTGTGGGCAAGGATATGGGGCAAAATTGTATAGGATGTTGGGAATCTATCTCCAAGCATCTTCCATCATTACAATATTCTTCTCCTTCATTATATCCATCATTTGGCTCTACACACAACCCATTCTGATCTTTCTTCATCAAAGCAGTGAGATCTCCATAGCAGCTGCTCTCTACATGAAGTATCTTGTGCCTGCAATCTTTGCATATGGCTTCCTGCAAAACATTCTGAGGTTTCTCCAGACACAGTCTGTTATCTGGCCCCTTGTAGTCTGCTCAGGCCTCCCTTTACTCATCCATTTTGGGATTGCATATGCTTTGGTTCATAGGACTACTCTTGGCTACAAGGGAGCCCCACTGGCAGCTTCCATTTCACTATGGCTTTCGACCATTATGCTCGCTGTTTATGTGAAGTATGCTAAGATATTTGGGGATACATGGAAAGGGTTTTCATCTGAATCATTCAGTCACATTCTCTCAAACTTGAAATTAGCACTGCCCTCTGCAGCAATGGTGTG TTTGGAGTACTGCGCATTTGAGATTCTGGTGTTGCTAGCTGGGTTGATGCCTAATTCAGAAACAAGCACTTCATTAATAGCAATGTG TGTGAACACAGAAGCTATAGCATACATGATTGCTTATGGTTTCAGTGCAGCAGCAAG CACAAGGGTATCAAATGAGCTGGGAGCAGGCAATCCGGACCGAGCCAAGCACGCTATGGCAGTGACTCTCAAGATCTCCATCTGTGTTGCTCTTGTAGTTGTTCTACTCCTAGCCCTTTGTCACAACATCTGGGCTAGCTTCTTCAGTGATAGCACTGTCATAATAAAGGATTTTGCTTACATGACACCCCTGCTTGTAGCCTCAATACTATTAGATAGTGCACAAGGTGTCCTTTCAG GGGTGGCAAGAGGATGTGGCTGGCAGCATATCGCCATGTACATCAACTTGGCTACGTTCTATCTGATCGGCATGCCCATCTCAGTGCTCCTCGCCTTTAAGTTGAAATTATATGCTAAG GGCTTGTGGATAGGACTGATCTGTGGCCTCTCATGCCAGGCTGCAAGTCTGTTGTTCATAACACTACGCACCAACTGGACAAGCATAAAGCTCTCTGTGAGCTGCGAAAAAGAAAATCCAGAGCTGATTAACTGA
- the LOC100241893 gene encoding protein DETOXIFICATION 19 isoform X2: MSENTSCADASPLLEGVDDDHGGERRDGRWWKRVLDVEEAKKQLLFGLPMILSNVFYYSITLVSVMFAGHLGDLELAGSNLANSWATVTGLAFMIGLSGALETLCGQGYGAKLYRMLGIYLQASCLVSLFFSIFISILWLYTEPILILLHQDSHISKAAALYMKYLVPGIFAYGFLQNILRFLQTQSIVLPLVVCSLLPLVIHVGFAYVLVHWTVLGYKGAALAASVSLWISVLMLALYMSYAKKFEHTWKGFSFESFSYILTNLKLALPSAAMVCLEFWAFEILVFLAGLMPNSETTTSLIAMCTRVSNELGACNPNRAKTAMAVTLKLALLLAVLVVVVLALGHNIWASFFSDSRVIIKDYASMVPLLAISILIDYAQGVFSGVARGCGWQHLAVYINLATFYCIGVPIAILLGFKLELHVKGLWIGLICGLSCQAGSLMLITLHTKWTRVELSVNQEKENPKPVN, from the exons ATGTCTGAGAATACTAGTTGTGCAGATGCTAGTCCTCTGCTAGAGGGTGTTGATGATGATCATGGAGGAGAAAGGAGGGACGGGAGGTGGTGGAAGAGAGTTTTGGATGTAGAGGAGGCCAAAAAGCAGCTCTTGTTTGGACTTCCAATGATCCTTTCCAATGTTTTTTACTATTCCATCACTCTGGTATCTGTCATGTTCGCTGGCCACCTGGGGGACCTTGAGCTTGCTGGCTCCAACCTTGCCAACTCATGGGCCACTGTCACTGGTTTGGCTTTCATG ATTGGTCTGAGTGGTGCACTGGAGACACTATGTGGGCAAGGATATGGTGCGAAACTGTATAGAATGTTGGGGATTTATCTTCAAGCCTCTTGCCTCGTATCATTATTCTTCTCTATCTTTATATCCATTCTTTGGCTCTACACAGAACCAATCTTGATCTTACTTCACCAAGATTCACACATCTCAAAAGCAGCTGCCCTTTACATGAAGTATCTTGTGCCTGGAATCTTTGCATATGGCTTCCTGCAAAACATTTTGAGGTTTCTTCAGACACAGTCCATCGTGTTGCCTCTTGTCGTATGCTCACTGCTCCCATTAGTGATCCATGTTGGCTTTGCATATGTTCTGGTTCATTGGACAGTTCTTGGCTACAAGGGAGCAGCGCTGGCAGCTTCGGTTTCATTGTGGATATCAGTCCTGATGCTAGCCTTGTATATGAGTTATGCCAAGAAATTTGAGCATACATGGAAAGGATTTTCTTTCGAGTCATTCAGTTATATTCTAACAAACTTGAAATTGGCTCTTCCCTCTGCTGCAATGGTGTG TTTGGAGTTCTGGGCATTCGAGATTCTAGTGTTCTTAGCTGGACTGATGCCAAATTCAGAAACTACTACTTCATTAATCGCGATGTG CACAAGGGTGTCAAATGAGCTTGGAGCCTGCAATCCCAACCGGGCTAAGACCGCCATGGCTGTCACTCTCAAGCTTGCTCTCCTCCTTGCTGTGTTAGTTGTTGTAGTCCTAGCCCTTGGTCACAACATCTGGGCTAGCTTCTTCAGTGATAGCAGAGTCATAATAAAGGACTATGCCTCCATGGTGCCCCTGCTTGCAATCTCAATACTAATTGACTATGCACAAGGTGTCTTTTCAGGGGTGGCCAGAGGATGTGGCTGGCAGCACTTGGCTGTGTACATCAACTTAGCTACATTCTACTGCATTGGTGTGCCAATTGCCATCCTTCTTGGGTTTAAATTGGAGCTACATGTCAAG GGCTTGTGGATAGGCCTAATATGTGGTCTCTCATGCCAAGCTGGGAGTCTTATGTTGATCACACTGCACACCAAATGGACAAGAGTGGAGCTCTCTGTgaaccaagaaaaagaaaaccccaAGCCGGTTAATTGA
- the LOC100241893 gene encoding protein DETOXIFICATION 19 isoform X1, which translates to MSENTSCADASPLLEGVDDDHGGERRDGRWWKRVLDVEEAKKQLLFGLPMILSNVFYYSITLVSVMFAGHLGDLELAGSNLANSWATVTGLAFMIGLSGALETLCGQGYGAKLYRMLGIYLQASCLVSLFFSIFISILWLYTEPILILLHQDSHISKAAALYMKYLVPGIFAYGFLQNILRFLQTQSIVLPLVVCSLLPLVIHVGFAYVLVHWTVLGYKGAALAASVSLWISVLMLALYMSYAKKFEHTWKGFSFESFSYILTNLKLALPSAAMVCLEFWAFEILVFLAGLMPNSETTTSLIAMCVNTENIAYMISYGLSAAASTRVSNELGACNPNRAKTAMAVTLKLALLLAVLVVVVLALGHNIWASFFSDSRVIIKDYASMVPLLAISILIDYAQGVFSGVARGCGWQHLAVYINLATFYCIGVPIAILLGFKLELHVKGLWIGLICGLSCQAGSLMLITLHTKWTRVELSVNQEKENPKPVN; encoded by the exons ATGTCTGAGAATACTAGTTGTGCAGATGCTAGTCCTCTGCTAGAGGGTGTTGATGATGATCATGGAGGAGAAAGGAGGGACGGGAGGTGGTGGAAGAGAGTTTTGGATGTAGAGGAGGCCAAAAAGCAGCTCTTGTTTGGACTTCCAATGATCCTTTCCAATGTTTTTTACTATTCCATCACTCTGGTATCTGTCATGTTCGCTGGCCACCTGGGGGACCTTGAGCTTGCTGGCTCCAACCTTGCCAACTCATGGGCCACTGTCACTGGTTTGGCTTTCATG ATTGGTCTGAGTGGTGCACTGGAGACACTATGTGGGCAAGGATATGGTGCGAAACTGTATAGAATGTTGGGGATTTATCTTCAAGCCTCTTGCCTCGTATCATTATTCTTCTCTATCTTTATATCCATTCTTTGGCTCTACACAGAACCAATCTTGATCTTACTTCACCAAGATTCACACATCTCAAAAGCAGCTGCCCTTTACATGAAGTATCTTGTGCCTGGAATCTTTGCATATGGCTTCCTGCAAAACATTTTGAGGTTTCTTCAGACACAGTCCATCGTGTTGCCTCTTGTCGTATGCTCACTGCTCCCATTAGTGATCCATGTTGGCTTTGCATATGTTCTGGTTCATTGGACAGTTCTTGGCTACAAGGGAGCAGCGCTGGCAGCTTCGGTTTCATTGTGGATATCAGTCCTGATGCTAGCCTTGTATATGAGTTATGCCAAGAAATTTGAGCATACATGGAAAGGATTTTCTTTCGAGTCATTCAGTTATATTCTAACAAACTTGAAATTGGCTCTTCCCTCTGCTGCAATGGTGTG TTTGGAGTTCTGGGCATTCGAGATTCTAGTGTTCTTAGCTGGACTGATGCCAAATTCAGAAACTACTACTTCATTAATCGCGATGTG TGTGAACACAGAAAATATAGCATACATGATTTCTTATGGCCTCAGTGCAGCAGCAAG CACAAGGGTGTCAAATGAGCTTGGAGCCTGCAATCCCAACCGGGCTAAGACCGCCATGGCTGTCACTCTCAAGCTTGCTCTCCTCCTTGCTGTGTTAGTTGTTGTAGTCCTAGCCCTTGGTCACAACATCTGGGCTAGCTTCTTCAGTGATAGCAGAGTCATAATAAAGGACTATGCCTCCATGGTGCCCCTGCTTGCAATCTCAATACTAATTGACTATGCACAAGGTGTCTTTTCAGGGGTGGCCAGAGGATGTGGCTGGCAGCACTTGGCTGTGTACATCAACTTAGCTACATTCTACTGCATTGGTGTGCCAATTGCCATCCTTCTTGGGTTTAAATTGGAGCTACATGTCAAG GGCTTGTGGATAGGCCTAATATGTGGTCTCTCATGCCAAGCTGGGAGTCTTATGTTGATCACACTGCACACCAAATGGACAAGAGTGGAGCTCTCTGTgaaccaagaaaaagaaaaccccaAGCCGGTTAATTGA